From the Brassica napus cultivar Da-Ae chromosome A8, Da-Ae, whole genome shotgun sequence genome, one window contains:
- the LOC111214390 gene encoding uncharacterized protein LOC111214390 isoform X18: MKNNLKKKGKLLSIAKDCEVEVSIQEDGFRGSWYRAILEQNPTRVTGKKLRVSYKTMFNEDGVSPLKETIERSFIRPVPPECLNEGVVFKEGSVVDAYFNNGWWTGVIVVERPDGSFLVYFDDPPDIMRFIRSQLRPHADWIGSKWVKSKNKVLSQHMFTRGKLVEMTREISESEKEKIWVRALVITEVRKQGDDRRKFLIKRCTISQNSSDEAEGKHLIVDICKIRPSPPRDLCAEYSLNDYVEVVVTHGWRKGRVTEILLENKYKVYFAATKEDAVFNYTEIRLSMEWLGGGSWIRAHEREFENNAGTPIRPGQDSPSNTLATDEDDTLNDDATKIRSDQESPSITLVLESNEEDKVNDDATEITSSLERHRNTSVLEATEAETQNHETIYGKELPLPHESEDMMDDVATPIIDPQEIPRGETMSESNDKIALPKRISETGTKGVVLQRINKRSNLKLVGKVETLLGKEFKKLEDSFLAPVIKMGRKQKLMVFSRHLIHHLLLRRIDIGEKGLWFTFGEQLMRFSLREFHLTTGLPCVVDKDEDEAETSATKKKKKDPWMNKNQTLNTLLKLLVEKSKELTADQRLRLGATILVEGILMASNPVTSIPEERLLRARNFKEFCKYPWGNLAFDYLLKEVKSFTYAKLTENNQYAICGFIYALQLWALSSVNQLGTFFGISDDGIQFPLCLHWKETKALTIEEVNRFDQMEKVDVKCILGDPGLHSDLVEDVDCEFGRVVDLVKRGYRLKRQDWLNRSVDIAVAEAEVDENNSVPGIDATDQEKIEFLNNKVVSLEERVKYLEGLLNIRGETVKETEKSKETEAATKTKVNGQNADYELDENEVLGVYIDAKRKEIAKRKKNGVRPPREVGHQDEDDVEVEVNEEQPQEEEEQQQEDDTEDDVDDGDKESENPETNEEQKQEEEEQQQEDDTEVNTDVDVGAKENGSENPVKGSKKRGRKDGEENEDAYEKPVKVTRKSERVTKGGEVNEDASEKPMKGTRKSKRGTKVNISQCIRVYKMLFSIINVTFFIVSSKLKGGEVNEDASEKPMKGTRKSKRGTKVNISLCIMLYKMLFSILYVTFFIVSSKLKDGEENEYAYEKPVKVTRKSERVTKGKKKGVTPPREVQQQVEDHAETNEDGEGNEDASKKHVKFTKKNGRGNKEHNVGTPKSKKQKKQFEKDSADDVIGSVLEDLKNAD; encoded by the exons atgaaaaataatttgaagaaaaaaggaaaactttTGTCTATTGCCAAAGATTGTGAAGTAGAAGTATCTATTCAAGAAGATGGGTTCAGAGGTTCTTGGTATAGAGCTATCCTCGAGCAAAATCCGACGAGAGTAACAGGAAAAAAGCTTCGGGTTAGTTACAAAACTATGTTCAACGAAGATGGTGTAAGTCCTTTGAAGGAAACTATTGAAAGAAGTTTTATTCGGCCAGTCCCGCCAGAGTGTCTGAATGAGGGTGTCGTATTCAAGGAAGGGTCGGTGGTGGATGCTTATTTTAATAATGGTTGGTGGACTGGTGTTATCGTAGTTGAAAGGCCAGATGGTAGTTTTttggtttactttgatgatcCACCAGACATAATGAGATTCATCAGAAGCCAACTGAGACCTCATGCTGATTGGATCGGCTCCAAATGGGTCAAAAGCAAAAACaag GTATTGAGTCAACACATGTTTACGAGAGGGAAGTTGGTGGAAATGACCCGTGAAATTAGTGAAagtgaaaaggaaaaaatttGGGTCCGAGCATTGGTAATTACAGAAGTTCGGAAACAAGGAGATGATAGAAGAAAATTTCTGATCAAAAGATGTACAATCTCACAAAATTCGAGTGATGAAGCGGAAGGAAAACATTTAATAGTTGATATTTGCAAAATAAGGCCATCTCCTCCTCGAGATCTTTGTGCAGAGTACAGTCTGAACGACTATGTTGAAGTGGTTGTTACCCATGGGTGGCGCAAAGGTCGAGTGACGGAAATTCTCCTTGAAAACAAATACAAAGTGTATTTCGCTGCCACAAAAGAGGATGCGGTTTTTAATTATACTGAGATTAGGCTGTCAATGGAGTGGCTAGGTGGTGGTAGTTGGATTCGCGCACATGAG AGAGAATTTGAAAATAATGCTGGCACACCAATCAGACCCGGTCAAGATAGTCCTAGTAACACACTTGCCACCGATGAAGATGATACGTTGAATGATGATGCCACCAAAATCAGATCCGATCAAGAGAGCCCTAGTATCACACTTGTTTTAGAATCCAATGAAGAGGATAAGGTGAATGATGATGCCACAGAAATCACATCCTCTCTCGAGAGACACAGAAACACTTCTGTTTTAGAAGCCACTGAGGCTGAAACACAAAACCATGAAACCATATAT GGAAAGGAGTTACCATTACCTCATGAATCAGAAGATATGATGGATGATGTAGCCACTCCAATCATAGACCCTCAAGAGATTCCACGAG GTGAAACGATGAGTGAGTCTAATGACAAGATTGCTTTGCCAAAAAGAATCTCCGAAACTGGTACAAAAGGAGTCGTATTGCAAAGAATTAACAAGCGCTCCAATCTGAAGTTGGTTGGTAAAGTTGAAACCCTTTTGGGCAAAGAATTCAAGAAGCTTGAAGATTCATTCTTGGCTCCGGTAATTAAGATGGGAAGGAAGCAGAAGCTTATGGTGTTTTCAAGGCATTTGATTCATCACTTACTCTTAAGGAGAATTGATATAGGCGAGAAGGGTTTGTGGTTTACTTTTGGAGAACAACTAATGAGGTTTTCTCTAAGAGAATTCCACTTGACAACGGGTCTGCCTTGTGttgttgataaagatgaagatgaagccgAGACTTCagcaacaaaaaagaagaagaaagatccATGGATGAACAAGAATCAAACTCTAAACACCTTGCTTAAGCTTCTTGTCGAAAAGAGTAAAGAGCTTACTGCTGATCAGAGATTAAGATTGGGAGCTACAATCCTTGTGGAAGGGATATTGATGGCAAGCAATCCGGTGACAAGTATTCCAGAAGAGCGTCTGCTTAGAGCTAGAAATTTCAAAGAGTTTTGCAAGTATCCCTGGGGGAATTTGGCCTTTGATTATTTACTGAAAGAAGTGAAGAGCTTTACCTATGCAAAGCTGACGGAGAATAATCAATACGCGATTTGTGGCTTTATATATGCGCTTCAGCTCTGGGCGTTATCTTCTGTGAATCAACTAGGCACATTCTTTGGTATTAGCGATGATGGAATTCAGTTTCCCTTGTGCTTGCATTGGAAAGAAACCAAAGCGCTTACTATTGAGGAGGTTAACAGATTCGACCAAATGGAGAAG GTTGATGTCAAATGTATCCTTGGAGATCCCGGATTGCATAGCGACTTGGTTGAAGATGTTGACTGTGAATTTGGAAGAGTTGTTGATCTTGTCAAAAGAGGATATCGTTTGAAGAGACAAGATTGGCTCAATAGAAGTGTCGACATTGCCGTTGCTGAAGCTGAAGTGGACGAAAATAATTCTGTTCCTGGGATTGATGCAACTGATCAAGAAAAGATTGAATTCCTCAATAATAAGGTAGTGTCTCTTGAAGAAAGAGTGAAGTACCTTGAAGGTCTTTTGAACATTCGTGGAGAAACTGTGAAG GAAACTGAGAAGTCAAAAGAAACTGAAGCCGCCACAAAAACCAAG GTAAATGGACAGAATGCCGATTATGAACTTGACGAAAATGAAGTTTTAGGAGTTTATATAGATGCCAAAAGAAAGGAAATCGCTaag AGAAAGAAGAATGGTGTAAGACCTCCACGTGAAGTAGGACatcaagatgaagatgatgtaGAAGTCGAAGTCAATGAA gaacaaccacaagaagaagaggaacaacaacaagaagatgATACAGAAGACGATGTGGACGATGGTGATAAAGAGAGTGAAAATCCGGAAACCAATGAA GAACAGAAACAAGAGGAAGAGGAGCAACAACAAGAGGATGACACAGAAGTCAATACAGATGTTGACGTCGGTGCTAAGGAAAATGGATCTGAAAACCCCGTGAAAGGTTCAAAGAAACGTGGAAGAAAG GATGGAGAAGAAAATGAGGATGCATATGAAAAGCCCGTGAAGGTTACAAGGAAAAGTGAAAGAGTAACTAAG GGTGGAGAAGTAAATGAGGATGCATCTGAAAAGCCCATGAAGGGTACAAGGAAAAGTAAAAGAGGAACTAAGGTGAATATCTCTCAGtgtataagggtttataaaatgcTGTTTAGTATAATCAatgtaactttttttattgtgtCATCAAAATTGAAGGGTGGAGAAGTAAATGAGGATGCATCTGAAAAGCCCATGAAGGGTACAAGGAAAAGTAAAAGAGGAACTAAGGTGAATATCTCTCTGTGTATAATGCTTTATAAAATGTTGTTTAGTATACTCtatgtaactttttttattgtgtCATCAAAATTGAAGGATGGAGAAGAAAATGAGTATGCATATGAAAAGCCCGTGAAGGTTACAAGGAAAAGTGAAAGAGTAACTAAG GGAAAGAAGAAAGGTGTAACACCCCCACGTGAAGTACAACAACAAGTAGAAGATCATGCAGAAACCAATGAA GATGGAGAAGGGAATGAGGATGCATCTAAAAAGCACGTGAAGTTTACAAAGAAGAATGGAAGAGGAAATAAG GAACACAATGTTGGCACCCCCAAAtcgaaaaaacaaaagaaacaatttGAGAAAGATTCAGCTGATGATGTGATAGGAAGTGTTTTGGAAGATCTTAAAAATGCCGATTAG
- the LOC111214390 gene encoding uncharacterized protein LOC111214390 isoform X6: MKNNLKKKGKLLSIAKDCEVEVSIQEDGFRGSWYRAILEQNPTRVTGKKLRVSYKTMFNEDGVSPLKETIERSFIRPVPPECLNEGVVFKEGSVVDAYFNNGWWTGVIVVERPDGSFLVYFDDPPDIMRFIRSQLRPHADWIGSKWVKSKNKVLSQHMFTRGKLVEMTREISESEKEKIWVRALVITEVRKQGDDRRKFLIKRCTISQNSSDEAEGKHLIVDICKIRPSPPRDLCAEYSLNDYVEVVVTHGWRKGRVTEILLENKYKVYFAATKEDAVFNYTEIRLSMEWLGGGSWIRAHEREFENNAGTPIRPGQDSPSNTLATDEDDTLNDDATKIRSDQESPSITLVLESNEEDKVNDDATEITSSLERHRNTSVLEATEAETQNHETIYGKELPLPHESEDMMDDVATPIIDPQEIPRGETMSESNDKIALPKRISETGTKGVVLQRINKRSNLKLVGKVETLLGKEFKKLEDSFLAPVIKMGRKQKLMVFSRHLIHHLLLRRIDIGEKGLWFTFGEQLMRFSLREFHLTTGLPCVVDKDEDEAETSATKKKKKDPWMNKNQTLNTLLKLLVEKSKELTADQRLRLGATILVEGILMASNPVTSIPEERLLRARNFKEFCKYPWGNLAFDYLLKEVKSFTYAKLTENNQYAICGFIYALQLWALSSVNQLGTFFGISDDGIQFPLCLHWKETKALTIEEVNRFDQMEKVDVKCILGDPGLHSDLVEDVDCEFGRVVDLVKRGYRLKRQDWLNRSVDIAVAEAEVDENNSVPGIDATDQEKIEFLNNKVVSLEERVKYLEGLLNIRGETVKETEKSKETEAATKTKVNGQNADYELDENEVLGVYIDAKRKEIAKRKKNGVRPPREVGHQDEDDVEVEVNEEQPQEEEEQQQEDDTEDDVDDGDKESENPETNEGQTQEEEEQHQEDDAEVNEEQPQEEEEQQEEEDTEDDVDDGDKESENPETNEEQKQEEEEQQQEDDTEVNTDVDVGAKENGSENPVKGSKKRGRKVNISQCIRVYKMLFSIIYVTFFIVSSKLKDGEENEDAYEKPVKVTRKSERVTKVNISLCIMLYKMLFSIINVTFFIVSSKLKGGEVNEDASEKPMKGTRKSKRGTKGGEVNEDASEKPMKGTRKSKRGTKVNISLCIMLYKMLFSILYVTFFIVSSKLKDGEENEYAYEKPVKVTRKSERVTKGKKKGVTPPREVQQQVEDHAETNEDGEGNEDASKKHVKFTKKNGRGNKEHNVGTPKSKKQKKQFEKDSADDVIGSVLEDLKNAD, from the exons atgaaaaataatttgaagaaaaaaggaaaactttTGTCTATTGCCAAAGATTGTGAAGTAGAAGTATCTATTCAAGAAGATGGGTTCAGAGGTTCTTGGTATAGAGCTATCCTCGAGCAAAATCCGACGAGAGTAACAGGAAAAAAGCTTCGGGTTAGTTACAAAACTATGTTCAACGAAGATGGTGTAAGTCCTTTGAAGGAAACTATTGAAAGAAGTTTTATTCGGCCAGTCCCGCCAGAGTGTCTGAATGAGGGTGTCGTATTCAAGGAAGGGTCGGTGGTGGATGCTTATTTTAATAATGGTTGGTGGACTGGTGTTATCGTAGTTGAAAGGCCAGATGGTAGTTTTttggtttactttgatgatcCACCAGACATAATGAGATTCATCAGAAGCCAACTGAGACCTCATGCTGATTGGATCGGCTCCAAATGGGTCAAAAGCAAAAACaag GTATTGAGTCAACACATGTTTACGAGAGGGAAGTTGGTGGAAATGACCCGTGAAATTAGTGAAagtgaaaaggaaaaaatttGGGTCCGAGCATTGGTAATTACAGAAGTTCGGAAACAAGGAGATGATAGAAGAAAATTTCTGATCAAAAGATGTACAATCTCACAAAATTCGAGTGATGAAGCGGAAGGAAAACATTTAATAGTTGATATTTGCAAAATAAGGCCATCTCCTCCTCGAGATCTTTGTGCAGAGTACAGTCTGAACGACTATGTTGAAGTGGTTGTTACCCATGGGTGGCGCAAAGGTCGAGTGACGGAAATTCTCCTTGAAAACAAATACAAAGTGTATTTCGCTGCCACAAAAGAGGATGCGGTTTTTAATTATACTGAGATTAGGCTGTCAATGGAGTGGCTAGGTGGTGGTAGTTGGATTCGCGCACATGAG AGAGAATTTGAAAATAATGCTGGCACACCAATCAGACCCGGTCAAGATAGTCCTAGTAACACACTTGCCACCGATGAAGATGATACGTTGAATGATGATGCCACCAAAATCAGATCCGATCAAGAGAGCCCTAGTATCACACTTGTTTTAGAATCCAATGAAGAGGATAAGGTGAATGATGATGCCACAGAAATCACATCCTCTCTCGAGAGACACAGAAACACTTCTGTTTTAGAAGCCACTGAGGCTGAAACACAAAACCATGAAACCATATAT GGAAAGGAGTTACCATTACCTCATGAATCAGAAGATATGATGGATGATGTAGCCACTCCAATCATAGACCCTCAAGAGATTCCACGAG GTGAAACGATGAGTGAGTCTAATGACAAGATTGCTTTGCCAAAAAGAATCTCCGAAACTGGTACAAAAGGAGTCGTATTGCAAAGAATTAACAAGCGCTCCAATCTGAAGTTGGTTGGTAAAGTTGAAACCCTTTTGGGCAAAGAATTCAAGAAGCTTGAAGATTCATTCTTGGCTCCGGTAATTAAGATGGGAAGGAAGCAGAAGCTTATGGTGTTTTCAAGGCATTTGATTCATCACTTACTCTTAAGGAGAATTGATATAGGCGAGAAGGGTTTGTGGTTTACTTTTGGAGAACAACTAATGAGGTTTTCTCTAAGAGAATTCCACTTGACAACGGGTCTGCCTTGTGttgttgataaagatgaagatgaagccgAGACTTCagcaacaaaaaagaagaagaaagatccATGGATGAACAAGAATCAAACTCTAAACACCTTGCTTAAGCTTCTTGTCGAAAAGAGTAAAGAGCTTACTGCTGATCAGAGATTAAGATTGGGAGCTACAATCCTTGTGGAAGGGATATTGATGGCAAGCAATCCGGTGACAAGTATTCCAGAAGAGCGTCTGCTTAGAGCTAGAAATTTCAAAGAGTTTTGCAAGTATCCCTGGGGGAATTTGGCCTTTGATTATTTACTGAAAGAAGTGAAGAGCTTTACCTATGCAAAGCTGACGGAGAATAATCAATACGCGATTTGTGGCTTTATATATGCGCTTCAGCTCTGGGCGTTATCTTCTGTGAATCAACTAGGCACATTCTTTGGTATTAGCGATGATGGAATTCAGTTTCCCTTGTGCTTGCATTGGAAAGAAACCAAAGCGCTTACTATTGAGGAGGTTAACAGATTCGACCAAATGGAGAAG GTTGATGTCAAATGTATCCTTGGAGATCCCGGATTGCATAGCGACTTGGTTGAAGATGTTGACTGTGAATTTGGAAGAGTTGTTGATCTTGTCAAAAGAGGATATCGTTTGAAGAGACAAGATTGGCTCAATAGAAGTGTCGACATTGCCGTTGCTGAAGCTGAAGTGGACGAAAATAATTCTGTTCCTGGGATTGATGCAACTGATCAAGAAAAGATTGAATTCCTCAATAATAAGGTAGTGTCTCTTGAAGAAAGAGTGAAGTACCTTGAAGGTCTTTTGAACATTCGTGGAGAAACTGTGAAG GAAACTGAGAAGTCAAAAGAAACTGAAGCCGCCACAAAAACCAAG GTAAATGGACAGAATGCCGATTATGAACTTGACGAAAATGAAGTTTTAGGAGTTTATATAGATGCCAAAAGAAAGGAAATCGCTaag AGAAAGAAGAATGGTGTAAGACCTCCACGTGAAGTAGGACatcaagatgaagatgatgtaGAAGTCGAAGTCAATGAA gaacaaccacaagaagaagaggaacaacaacaagaagatgATACAGAAGACGATGTGGACGATGGTGATAAAGAGAGTGAAAATCCGGAAACCAATGAA GGACAGACACAAGAGGAAGAGGAACAACACCAAGAGGATGACGCAGAAGTCAATGAA gaacagccacaagaagaagaggaacaacaagaagaagaggatacAGAAGACGATGTGGACGACGGTGATAAAGAGAGTGAAAATCCGGAAACCAATGAA GAACAGAAACAAGAGGAAGAGGAGCAACAACAAGAGGATGACACAGAAGTCAATACAGATGTTGACGTCGGTGCTAAGGAAAATGGATCTGAAAACCCCGTGAAAGGTTCAAAGAAACGTGGAAGAAAGGTAAATATCTCTCAGtgtataagggtttataaaatgtTGTTTAGTATAATCtatgtaactttttttattgtgtCATCAAAATTGAAGGATGGAGAAGAAAATGAGGATGCATATGAAAAGCCCGTGAAGGTTACAAGGAAAAGTGAAAGAGTAACTAAGGTAAATATCTCTCTGTGTATAATGCTTTATAAAATGCTGTTTAGTATAATCAatgtaactttttttattgtgtCATCAAAATTGAAGGGTGGAGAAGTAAATGAGGATGCATCTGAAAAGCCCATGAAGGGTACAAGGAAAAGTAAAAGAGGAACTAAG GGTGGAGAAGTAAATGAGGATGCATCTGAAAAGCCCATGAAGGGTACAAGGAAAAGTAAAAGAGGAACTAAGGTGAATATCTCTCTGTGTATAATGCTTTATAAAATGTTGTTTAGTATACTCtatgtaactttttttattgtgtCATCAAAATTGAAGGATGGAGAAGAAAATGAGTATGCATATGAAAAGCCCGTGAAGGTTACAAGGAAAAGTGAAAGAGTAACTAAG GGAAAGAAGAAAGGTGTAACACCCCCACGTGAAGTACAACAACAAGTAGAAGATCATGCAGAAACCAATGAA GATGGAGAAGGGAATGAGGATGCATCTAAAAAGCACGTGAAGTTTACAAAGAAGAATGGAAGAGGAAATAAG GAACACAATGTTGGCACCCCCAAAtcgaaaaaacaaaagaaacaatttGAGAAAGATTCAGCTGATGATGTGATAGGAAGTGTTTTGGAAGATCTTAAAAATGCCGATTAG